A segment of the Bacillus licheniformis DSM 13 = ATCC 14580 genome:
TACTGCCGAAGAGAGCTGTTTTTCGCCTCCCGAAAAACGGCAAACTGCTCTTACAGGAGGTTATCTTTACATAATGAGATTAATTGCGATCGATTTAGACGGGACTCTTTTAAATACCGAAAGCAAAATATCCGCAGAAAACCGGGCCGCTATCAAAAAGGCGCTCATTTCAGACTGCATCGTAACCATTTGCACGGGACGGGCCACATTTGACGTAAAAGCGCTTCTGAACGATTTGGATATTCCGATTATCGCTGCAAACGGGGGAACGGTCCACGATTTCAACTATAAACTCCTAAGCAGAACGCTAATGGACAAGGAAGCGGGAAAAAAGGCCGCCCAATACTTAACAGATCATCAAATCTATTTCGAGGTTTATACGGACGATGCGCTGCTTTCTCCTTATGACGGAGAGCAGAAGCTTAAAGCAGAGCTCGATATCGTCACAAGCGCCAACCCTGATGAAGACAGGGATACGCTTTGGCAAGGCGCACTGACTCAGTTTAAACAATTCGGCATCAAACCCGTCCCCGACATTCGCGAGATTTTTAACGGAGACGAACATATTTATAAGCTGTTGTGCTTCTCATTTGATATGGAAAAGCTGAAGAAAGCAAAAGATGATCTTTCTGCCTTTCCAAAACTGGGACTCACTTCTTCCGGAAGACATATCATCGAGATTCTGCCTGATGAATCCGGCAAAGGCCGCGCTTTAAAAGAGCTGGCCCGCCACTATGGAATCGAGAAAAAAGACATCTACGCGATCGGCGACAGCCCGAACGATCTGTCAATGTTTGAGGAAGCCGGCCATCGGATCGCGATGGGCAATGCAATCGATGAGCTAAAGCATATCAGCACCTTTATCACGAAAAGCAATGACGAAAACGGCGTCGCTTATTTCATTAACAAACTGCTGGAAAATGAATATCAATAAATAAGAAAACCGCTCGAGTCCATCTTCGAGCGGTTTTTTTGCTGTTTCTGCTACTCAATTCTGACGCTTCCGGCGTATTTATCTTTCCAATAGGCGCTCGTCTCCATATCTGCTGTCGTTACACCGGCAGACAAGGTGACAAGAACGACCTGGCCGTTTCCGATATAGATGGCGGGATTCATAACAGTGGTTCCTTTAAAGAAGACGATGTCTCCAGGCTCAAGCTCCTGTTTGGTAATTTTCTTACCCGTGCTGTATTGTTTGTCAGCATACCTCGGAAGCTCCACTCCTGCCGCCGTTTTGTAGACATATTGGATAAACCCAGCCGTATCAAAGCCTTCTTTAGGCGATGTGCCGCCTTTTTGATAACCGACTTCGCCGATATGCCTGATGGCTTCGGATACAATCGGATTTTTTGGCAGGGACATGTTGTCAAAACGTCTGACTCCTGTGAACTTCTTCTGCCAATAGGAAGCCGACAAGTAGGATATCGTCACTTTATTTGAACGGCTCGCATGGATAAACCGCCCGCCCCCGGCATAGATGCCGTTATGGGATATTCCCGGTTTGTACGTATTGCTGAAAAACAAAACATCACCCGGCCGGATATCTTCAAGCTTCACCTTTTGACCGACAGCCCATTGCTGTTCAGCCGACCTTGGCAAATAAACGCCGAGCACCTCTCTGAAGACGTATTGGGTCAACCCCGAACAGTCAAATCCGAGATCCGGAGAGTTGCCTCCAAATACATAAGGAACACCGACATAGCTTTTTGCTTTTTGAACGACAGGATCCATCGAAATCTCAGGCTCTTTTGTGATCCTTTTCGCTTTAAAATACCCCGAGCTCCAGTAAGAGCTGCC
Coding sequences within it:
- a CDS encoding C40 family peptidase, with translation MIKKAANKKLVLFCGIAVLWMSLFLTNHNDVRADTIGEKIAETARQLEGAKYSYGGEKPKTGFDSSGFVQYVFQSLDITLPRTVKEQSTLGSSVGRQQLEKGDLVFFKNAELESDGPTHVAIYLGNDQIIHSTKSNGVVVTKLEGSSYWSSGYFKAKRITKEPEISMDPVVQKAKSYVGVPYVFGGNSPDLGFDCSGLTQYVFREVLGVYLPRSAEQQWAVGQKVKLEDIRPGDVLFFSNTYKPGISHNGIYAGGGRFIHASRSNKVTISYLSASYWQKKFTGVRRFDNMSLPKNPIVSEAIRHIGEVGYQKGGTSPKEGFDTAGFIQYVYKTAAGVELPRYADKQYSTGKKITKQELEPGDIVFFKGTTVMNPAIYIGNGQVVLVTLSAGVTTADMETSAYWKDKYAGSVRIE
- a CDS encoding Cof-type HAD-IIB family hydrolase, producing the protein MRLIAIDLDGTLLNTESKISAENRAAIKKALISDCIVTICTGRATFDVKALLNDLDIPIIAANGGTVHDFNYKLLSRTLMDKEAGKKAAQYLTDHQIYFEVYTDDALLSPYDGEQKLKAELDIVTSANPDEDRDTLWQGALTQFKQFGIKPVPDIREIFNGDEHIYKLLCFSFDMEKLKKAKDDLSAFPKLGLTSSGRHIIEILPDESGKGRALKELARHYGIEKKDIYAIGDSPNDLSMFEEAGHRIAMGNAIDELKHISTFITKSNDENGVAYFINKLLENEYQ